The following proteins come from a genomic window of Streptomyces sp. Sge12:
- a CDS encoding beta-ketoacyl synthase N-terminal-like domain-containing protein yields MSPTAAVTGIALATALGPDLDTTWEALEAGRSCFTPTAATDGLYPGEVKAPAGALADDLPDVPAFGRRRLRALSRESLLVSRLGALAWQDAGFGADTAPDPQETAVVLGTAAAGLSGYLRVLRDGLTLGPELVSPYAGPQGSLNAAASDLSIAAGAQGSIVTVTAGRCSGAHALTVAADYVATGQAQAVLVAAVDVLDPLRLAAGDGGTPPGEAAVVFVVEDAGRARARGARVHAEFAGPTVLRGAVDGGSAAGPAIGAALAVAGVAAGELSLVCSSATSDTADIADGTDGTDVPVLGPFGALGDCAGATTLLQVALTARALAGRGPGAGPALVLTTDGNGQAAAVVVRVP; encoded by the coding sequence ATGAGCCCCACCGCCGCCGTCACCGGCATCGCCCTGGCCACCGCGCTCGGCCCGGACCTCGACACCACCTGGGAGGCGCTCGAGGCCGGCCGGAGCTGCTTCACGCCGACGGCCGCCACCGACGGCCTGTACCCGGGCGAGGTCAAGGCCCCGGCCGGCGCGCTGGCCGACGACCTGCCCGACGTACCGGCCTTCGGCCGCCGCCGGCTGCGGGCGCTGAGCCGCGAGTCCCTGCTCGTCTCCCGGCTCGGCGCGCTCGCCTGGCAGGACGCCGGGTTCGGGGCCGACACCGCACCGGACCCGCAGGAGACGGCCGTGGTCCTGGGCACCGCCGCCGCCGGCCTGTCCGGCTACCTCCGGGTGCTGCGCGACGGTCTGACCCTCGGACCCGAACTCGTCAGCCCGTACGCCGGTCCGCAGGGCAGCCTGAACGCCGCGGCCTCGGACCTGTCCATCGCCGCGGGCGCGCAGGGCAGCATCGTCACGGTCACCGCCGGACGCTGCTCGGGGGCGCACGCGCTGACCGTCGCGGCCGACTACGTGGCCACCGGGCAGGCGCAGGCCGTGCTCGTGGCGGCGGTGGACGTCCTGGATCCGCTGCGGCTCGCCGCGGGCGACGGCGGTACGCCGCCCGGTGAGGCCGCGGTGGTGTTCGTCGTCGAGGACGCCGGCCGGGCCCGCGCCCGCGGCGCCCGGGTGCACGCGGAGTTCGCGGGACCGACCGTCCTGCGCGGCGCGGTCGACGGCGGGAGCGCCGCCGGTCCCGCGATCGGCGCGGCGCTGGCCGTGGCCGGCGTGGCGGCCGGGGAGCTGTCCCTCGTCTGCTCCTCCGCCACTTCCGACACCGCCGACATCGCGGACGGCACGGACGGCACGGACGTGCCCGTCCTCGGCCCCTTCGGCGCCCTCGGGGACTGCGCGGGCGCCACCACCCTGCTCCAGGTCGCACTGACCGCACGAGCCCTGGCCGGACGGGGGCCCGGCGCCGGACCCGCGCTGGTCCTGACGACCGACGGGAACGGGCAGGCCGCGGCCGTCGTCGTGCGCGTCCCGTAG